CCGCCGACCACGGTCGCCAGGCGCAGCCTGACGGCGCGCGCGTAGGGCGTGAGGGCGTCGGTCACCTGCTGGGCCAGTTCGCGTGTGGGCACGAGGACCAGGGCGAGCGGCCGACGGGGCTCGGCGCGTTGCCCGGCGGTGCGGGCCAGGAGCGCCAGGCCGAAGGCGAGCGTCTTGCCGGAGCCGGTCCGGCCGCGGCCCAGTACGTCACGACCCACGAGGGAGTTCGGCAGGGTCGCGCCCTGGATCGGGAACGGCACGGACACGCCCTGCGCGGTGAGCTCGGCCAGGAGCTCCCTGGGCATCCCGAGTTCGCCGAAGGTCTCGACGGAAGGCAGCGCGGGAGTGATCGTCTTCGGGAGGGCGAACTCGCCCTGCACCGCGGCGGGTCGTCGGCTGTGGCCGCCCGAACGGCTCGGACTTCCGGCCCGGCCGAGGGCGGACGAGCCGAAGCGGCCGGCCCGGACGGGAGCGGCGGTGGGACCGAACCCGGAGCCGCCGGTGCGTCGGCGGCCGCGCGAGGAGCGGCTGTTCGTACGGGTGGGGTTCATCCAGAACCTTCCTTGATGCGGCACGTCACCAAGGAATTCCCCCAGGATCGGAGCAGTGCGGGGAACCGCAAGAACGGGCCGATGGGAATGGGGAAAAAATTCCGTGAGCCTGTGATTCGTGCCGGCGCACAGGCGCTGAAATGCGAAAAGGAGTTCCGTCGAACGGGTGTCGAGGTTCCGGGGCGACCGCGGGACACGCGTGCGAAGCGGCGTCGTCCCCGGGCCCGTGGGCAGCGGTCTTCGGCGGACGCCCTGCCGGTGGAACGCTGCCGGAAAATGCGTGCAGCTGGGGCCCGCACCCCGAGGGATGCGGGCCCCAGCTACGAATTGCGCGTCAGTTTCAGGCGGGAACGATGTTCTCGGCCGTCGGGCCCTTCTGGCCCTGCGCGATGTCGAAGGTGACCTTCTGGCCTTCAAGCAGCTCGCGGAAGCCCTGGGCGGCGATGTTCGAGTAGTGGGCGAACACGTCGGGGCCGCCACCGTCCTGCTCGATGAAGCCGAATCCCTTTTCCGCGTTGAACCACTTCACGGTGCCATTAGCCATGCTATTTCTCCCTTGGGCATTACGCCGGAGTCCGCACTGTGCGGGCTCGGTGTCGCCGCGATGATGCCCTGACCGGAAGATGACCGGAAGTGCAAAGCATCTCCTGTGTCACGCAGATCGCATGAAGATCGAACAGGGATGCCTGGATTTTCGGGTACCAAAACTGCAACTGAGATCGACAGTAGCACGCCACGGGGATTCGGTGCGGAAGTAATTTCCCGCTCTGGGTGTCGGAGTAAATACTCTCCCTGCGGGAGTCGTTGAACTCTCGGTCCGCGGGCGCAGATATTGATTCACCCTGAGCGGAGTTTTCCGGAGGGCCGGCGCCCTCGTCGACCGCGTGGGCCTCATCTCGGCATGCCCTGGGGCGGGTAGATCATGCGTACCCCGACGACGGGGTGGGGGCGGGGACGGGGCTGCGGGAAGGCGCCGCCGTCCGTCTCCCAGGCGTCCTCACCGGCCCCTGCCTCCCGAAGGAGCCGACCGGTCGCGTTCTCCTCGGACATCAGGGTGCCGGTGGTGTGGACGTTGCCCGGGGCGGACGCGGCGGCCATCAGGCGCGTGGCGGAGGCGGGCCCGGTTTCCGGGGGGATCACGAGCAGGTCGCAGCGGTCGTGGCCGTACGACAGCAGGATCATCGTGTCGGGGTCCTGGCCGGTGAACCAGCCGACGTGCACGGCGTAGCCGCCGACGGGGACCTTGCGCAGGGCGACAGGCCAGGGAGCCGGGTTCGCAGTGATGCGCGTGACGCGTCCGAAGCGGTCCCGCAGCGCCTCCACCAGGGGGAGCAGCTCGGTGGCGAGGTCGCGTGAGTACGGCCACCAGGCGCCGTCCAGCAGGCCGGCCATGGAGGTGTTCGGGGTCAGGGCCAGGCGGGCCCGGCGGGTGGGAGCGGTGGTGCTGGTCATGAGACCGGGACCCGTCCCCGGGGCGCGCGGGGCGCCCCGGCCTAGTGAGCGCCGGGAACGACGTCCGCGTGAGAGCGGGTGTACGAGGTGATCCCGGTAC
The DNA window shown above is from Streptomyces showdoensis and carries:
- a CDS encoding cold-shock protein, whose amino-acid sequence is MANGTVKWFNAEKGFGFIEQDGGGPDVFAHYSNIAAQGFRELLEGQKVTFDIAQGQKGPTAENIVPA
- a CDS encoding DUF5994 family protein; its protein translation is MTSTTAPTRRARLALTPNTSMAGLLDGAWWPYSRDLATELLPLVEALRDRFGRVTRITANPAPWPVALRKVPVGGYAVHVGWFTGQDPDTMILLSYGHDRCDLLVIPPETGPASATRLMAAASAPGNVHTTGTLMSEENATGRLLREAGAGEDAWETDGGAFPQPRPRPHPVVGVRMIYPPQGMPR